A single region of the Salvia miltiorrhiza cultivar Shanhuang (shh) chromosome 8, IMPLAD_Smil_shh, whole genome shotgun sequence genome encodes:
- the LOC130998728 gene encoding U11/U12 small nuclear ribonucleoprotein 31 kDa protein-like: protein MSFSSQLIIKSRKPSKARATARISASYAPARTKETLYVSNIDYNLTNSDLHTIFSTFGKLAKVTVLKDRATRQSKGVAFVLFVRREDAARAAKEMDGKILNGRTLRASIAGDNGRATEFIKKKVYKDKSRCYECGEEGHLSYECPRNFLGPRELPPPPKKGRRGGSSGGESRGRDFEGEAAGGNWGELKSGIGFGVFTPNPPSFPNSHKGPHFMQTTPPSSEILRKPPLDCSELQKLPHVMRITP from the coding sequence ATGTCCTTCAGTTCCCAGCTAATTATCAAGTCAAGAAAGCCATCGAAGGCCCGCGCCACGGCCCGAATCTCAGCCTCATACGCCCCTGCCCGAACCAAGGAGACACTGTACGTCAGCAACATCGACTACAACCTGACCAACTCCGACCTCCACACGATCTTCTCCACCTTCGGCAAGCTCGCCAAGGTCACGGTGCTCAAGGACCGCGCCACGCGCCAGAGCAAGGGCGTGGCGTTCGTCCTCTTCGTCCGCCGCGAGGACGCCGCCAGGGCGGCCAAGGAGATGGATGGGAAGATCCTTAACGGCCGAACCCTACGCGCCTCGATCGCCGGCGACAACGGGCGCGCGACGGAGTTCATTAAGAAGAAGGTGTACAAGGACAAAAGCAGGTGCTACGAGTGCGGCGAGGAGGGGCATTTGTCGTACGAGTGCCCGCGGAATTTTTTGGGGCCGAGGGagttgccgccgccgccgaagaAGGGGCGGCGAGGCGGTAGCAGTGGAGGGGAGAGTAGGGGGAGGGATTTTGAGGGGGAGGCGGCTGGTGGAAATTGGGGAGAATTAAAATCAGGTATAGGGTTTGGTGTTTTCACACCAAACCCTCCATCTTTTCCTAATTCTCATAAAGGACCCCATTTTATGCAAACTACCCCCCCAAGTTCCGAAATATTACGAAAGCCACCCCTTGATTGTTCTGAATTGCAAAAATTACCCCATGTTATGAGAATTACCCCCTAG